Genomic window (Lutra lutra chromosome 6, mLutLut1.2, whole genome shotgun sequence):
GCCTTGAGTAATCATCATCCGGATTGTGTCCTGTAGAAGAAAGTGAAAGCTGGTCACTATTTTACTTGGTTACACTAGGTACAGCTCTATCATTTCATTTGTTAGGGACCAACACAGAGAACTGGAGCCACTGTGTATTGGGAAAACCCCAAACTGCACAGGGTTTGGAATGCTTTCATAAACCCCAGTCATCATACTTCCCAAACCATCATGCTGTCTTATTTATAATCTTTtcacgtgtgtgtatgtatatctgATTTAAAAGTCAGGTGACGATATTGTAAAGatcataaaatttcaaatatcatTTGAGTGGAAAATTGGTAACATTAAAAGGAATGATGAAGATGTAGCTACATCTCCATGATCCTTATATTCCAAAATGtctattaaacttaaaaaaaaaaaaaaattcaactaacACAAAACAGGGCTTGTCCTCACCATGATCTTGTTCTCACCTCTTCAGTggcacttttatttcttttgaattcttcCCTTGCCCAGTCCTTCAGGTATTTGCGATCAGAATCATTTGGAACTTCGCGAATTGCTTGCAAAATCCTTCTGTAGAGAAGGAGAACTTGTTGCCTTCTCATGAACTGTAGAGAGGAGGAGAAATGTCAATTACAACTGCAAAATCTACAGCCCAGAGGGCGGTACTTTAGGAAACCAAACCAAATAGATGACTTCTCTTTGGTCCTCAATTTTGAAAACGACAAAGAAAAACTTCCCttttaagaaaaaggcaaagagtATATTGGGGCTGTTTGCTTACTCCTTATCAAACCTAAGAATCCTTAACATCAAGAGATgaccactgagcagagaaaagACTACCAGTTACTAGAGGCTGTACCTACAgtaacagcattttcttttttttttaaaccaacgcAGTTAAAATTCTTTGGCGATCTCACTCTTTACCATAGCTCAGACTTCACCGTGGCCGAGGCATCAAAGTTCCAAGATATCCACAGCCCGCCCGCCTCACTAACCCAGCCAGGGCCAGAGGGcagcccccttctccccacccccacagccggCTTCCGCATCAGGAagtcccgccccccccccccactccgcAGGGTGGGGTGGATAATTGAGATCAGATCAAGGAAAGCTGCCCTAAAAGGCTGACAAAAACGGGCGCTACCTGCTTTAACGTCAGTGTCGCCGGGGGTAACCGGGAAGTAGCCATTTCCGCCAGGTAGCACCGGCTCCCTAGAACTCTAGTGCGCAGGAGCGGAAGTGGCCGTGTAACCGGGGGCGGGGCTAGCCTGGTTTCCCGGGAGACAGGCTGCGGGTTACAGTTGGCCGCCAAATCACACACAGTCTGTCTGAACTGAAGCTATAAAGCTTTGGGCAGTTTTGTCCTAGAATACACTTTCTGGGGGTTGCGAGGGGGGTAGCAGTTCTTGCGTCACAAAGTTGTGATAATAGGAATGGTAAGGCAACTGGCCCAGTTCCTGGCACTGACTGGTTAAGTTAGAGAGTGAGGGGTGAAACTGTGTATTCCCATTGAGCTTTTTACATGCGCatagttagaaataaaaattttaatgtttaatgtttgtgtcctgttcttttgtctttttttccttgttttcatcCTGGTCTTTTGTTTGCAACCATGGTGGCATCTTCGTGGTTGCCATTAGTTATGTTCTTAACCGTAAGGTTATTTTACCAACAAAAGCGGGTTTACCTGGGAATAGAGAATTGCAGTTGAGGGCATGTAAGCTATGGAAAAACTACAGGCAAGTCTAATAAAGGAGAGGAACTTATCTTACAGAGATGGAAGTTGAGAAGCGGTTGTTTTGAAAAGTCCATTGGGAAAAAGCAAGATGATTTTTCATGGAGTTGCAAGGGTAGCTGATTTCTTGCACACTGTGTCTCTCACATCTTTTTCCCTCTTGGGGCCTGTAATTGTTTAACTGTCGACCTGCTGGGATCTATAACTGGCATGTCTGTGTAATTCATCACTCTTTCTGGAAGGGACATTGAGTGGTTGGTCCAGCTTTCCTTTCTAGTCTCCCAACTCTACTTCAACAaagtttccctttattaattttctcattaattctGAGGTTTTAAATGGCTGCTCCATTGTAGTTATAACAATTTTGTATCACTAGTAACGAGGAACTGAATGTCCCCACAACTTAAGCTTTTATTTCCTCATAATTGTTTTatcctcccaacacacacatgccCTTAATTTATGTAAGTAGGTAGGGTTGGTGAATCTTTGCTATAGTTTGTCAAATAGAATTTTCTGAATTACCGCCAAAAATGTTCATTTGGTTACCCATTTGCTGAGCATTTACTTGATTGCCCACTTGCTGGAATCCTTTGGTGTCCCTTTTTCCTAGTTGTGTCGTCTCAGCAACCTCACCCTCTCCTGGCCTCCTTTCTCATCTGGAAAGTGAAATGAGATCTACCTCAGAGTTGCGCTGGGCGTAATGCACTGAGAACAGGACCTGCCACATACACTCCCAGTGCCTGCCTTTCTGGAACATGACCAGGTATTGAATGGGTGATGCTAACTATGCCTACTTTTTGAAGTTTTGTCTCGTTGGCAATAACAATTcttataaaaattcatgaaatagCCCTTGCCACCCACTTTGTGAATTGTCATGACTGGTCCAGTTATGGTAATCAAGGTTTGTATTCTAATTTTGTATGGCTTGTTTGCCTGTTCTTTAAGAAAGTTGTTTATATTAGTTTTAAGAAGTTTCTATATAagtcatgtatttttcttttgaggcTTTCAATTTCTCCCCTAAAGAGCTTTGCAATCCTATATTATTGTCTTCattgttaacttttaaaatatttactccaCCTAGTTTGCTTTATGGCTTGATGTGGATGTCTAACTTTTTTCCAATTGCTACACTAATTTTGATAACATTTATTACATCTTTCTTCTTGGGTTTTGCCCATTAAGGTAGATTTTATTAGGATCTGAACAAACTGTTCAGGGTTATTTCATGTAACcctagaatattttattatttggcagGACCAACACCCTGTAGTTTCTTGAGAATCTTTTGcatcctttccctcccttttcccatcACAGCACAAGCTGAAAAGAGTACTTTTGGGTGCCTGCTGGGAAGCTCCAGCTTACCTGGTACAATTTCAAAGGTAGATGTGATAGACCACATCCTGGTCAGAATGGTGGTGTCTTTCCCTACCTGACCCATCACAGAGGGCTAcggccaatgaaatgtgagtaGAACAAACATGTCATCTGGAGCAAAATCTTCGCAAGCCAGTGTGTTTTTCACCAACTTACCTTTTCCTCTGCCACTAGGTCAGCATGGTCAGCTCAGCCACTGTGGACATGAGACACAAATGAGAGACCCTTGTGGCAGTAAGCCACGGACCTTGTGCGGGCCAGGGCAGCACAGCGTAAGCCAGGGACAGCCGACTGATGGAGCAGGCAAGATCGTGCCCTAGCGTACCTTTTACACACCTGTCATGTTCCCATTCAGAAGGGTCACAAGTTATATCAACAGTGgtatatatttaataatcttCAGAATATAAGCTGCATAGCtctttagaataaaaaatgatataaccTCAGGTACATGCTTTAGGACACTTGGTTAAACAACAAGCAATTGGTCTTTGATGACCACCTCAAAAGTGTGGTAAACTTCACAGTGTAACTTGAAAACAAATGTGGAGATAGACAATTATATCAGGGCATGTTGTCTACAAAAGAACATTCCAACAACTTAAATAGAACACAGCACATAATTTCAAGTATTCAAGCAGTGCTTTCTGACCAAGTAAAAACCGTCTAAAAACCATTGATGTATTttgactggggaaaaaaaatgtagctgCTTAGTTTTTCTAAATACAgcatttcttttccagaatggGGCTGGCTCAGTCCAGCTTAAAAGCAGTGGAGGAATGATTCTTCCCCTTAATtgctaaggaaaaaataaaataaagaaataaatacaacaatAGGGACTGTGgcacagagagaatgagacacCTAAGGGACCAAGAGCTTTCCATCATTGCATAGTCTCCCGAAGCAGCAAACATGAAGGACAACAGAAAAGCCACTTCATTTTTATACCATCCAGTAAGAACACACATACCCCAACCTTCCTACCCTCAAAGAGAAGGCAGTTCCTGTTACATGAAACGCAGTGAGAAAACACACACCCTCAGGACTCTAGAAAGTGGCTGCTCAGTGTCTTTTGGCAGGACACGGATACACACTGTGGGCTTGAAGGTGGAGCCTTAGAGCAGGGTTAAAAGGGCAGCTGCCTTTAGTCCTTTGTCCAAAGGACTGGAACTGTCCTATTCTCCTAGCAGCTTCTCCAGGTAGGTGTTCAGGAGTCCTGTGAGGAGCAAAAGTAGCTTGGCCCACGCCTCCTCTTAGGCCGGGCCTTCCAAGACCAGACACAACCACTGAAGTTCCTTCACTGTGACAGCTGGAGCCCAGGCAAAGCAGACGGCCCAGGCTCTCTCTAGCTCAGAAAGCACAGTGTAAAACAAAATGTAGATTGTAATCAAACTTTGTCATTATTAGgtgaatttttataaatcagacagatttaagataaaaagcatattttagaGCTGCGAGTTCAGAAGCACTTGTCCAAAAGAGGGAGCACCTGGCCAAAGGCGCGGCAGTCTGACCATGGTTTAGAGTCTCATCTTGGACTGTGTTCCTTCTCTATGGGTGGTCGGAGGCTGCCACCAATTCAAACCACTGCCTCAGAGCATCGCTGAGTGTCTCAGGGAGCGCATTCACATCACGAAGAATGATATAGAAGGGGAATGGAAACTCTTCCATGTAGGATCGGATTTCGGGCATCTCTCCGGGTCCTTTAAATATTGGTACTTTAATGTCCAAGATAGAATCCTGTcaacagaaaacattttgaaattaacaaaacagtatcCTTGACTAGCTCTTCCCTGATCTCTTTCACTAACGATCTTTAGGTCTCCTATATCAAGTCTGCTAAAGCTTTTATTGCttagctttttatttctattttttacttttttttattagcttttattACTGAGGAACAATTTTTAGAACTCCTATTGAGGAGGCAGATCCCTTTCTGTGCACCTTTTCCAGGAGAAGTGACAttgaaagggagggaaaagggcAGACAAGAAAATCCAATTTTCCTATAAGGGTATTCTCTCATTTACTATTTGGAGTAATTCACAGTAAGTCTTCCCACTTGTTATCCAGGCCCTAGAGTGGCTTGCAGAGACAGTGCCGTCCCTGGAACAGAAGTGAGCATCTTTCACTGAGCACCGCTGCATCCTGCTCTGAGAAGGGCACTGCTGGGATCCGAGGAGCAGGAATGGGCTGGTCTACGGTTTCAAGTGGGCAAGAACGGTGTCAAGGCTGCGGGGCCTGCAAGGACACACTGCGGGGGGCAAAGATGACACGAGTAGGAGTCGGCGCGGCCGGTGGCTAGGAGGGTGGCCTCTGGGATCTGAGTTCTGGTTTTCCTACTCGTTACCTATAGTCTGTGTTTCTGGCCTTcactggaaaatgggaataatgaccCCTACCCTCACTGGGTTATTTGCAAAAAACTAATATCATATGACAGAACATCAGTAGGAGCTGTGACAGATTTCAGATAGAACAGGTTGAAGGGAATCCCCACCTTATCCCCTGATAAGGCAACTTTTAGGGGTCACTCACCCGGGAACTGGGATTGTCCAGTacaacaaaaatgacaaagatgTTAGCATTCCGGGCGGCCTGGACTGCCGCTAGGACTCTGTCCTTGCCTTCGAGGAAAAGGCCACGTCCATCAGAGACCACCAGGAGGAGCTGTGCGGTTTCTAGAGCAGAACACatagcaggaaaggaaaaagggaacaaaacaaaaatcgcACTTTTAACAACTCAAACGGACTTGAAGACATGCTAGTGTAGGCTTTCTCTGTACTATTAACCAAACAGGTGTCTGAAACTGATGAATTCTGGACATAGGCGAAAGGGACATTACTTCAGATGCCCCAGTCAGACGTAAGGCTGCAAAAGACCTATGCAGCTTCGGCCAATAAAACAGTGTCCCTGTCGCATTAGGTCAATTTCATTGTATAACAACAGAGGAGAATTAAAACCTATTTATGGTTAtaaagaaggggtgcctgaggggctcagtcgaTCAAGCATCCAGCTCTTCAGCTAAGCTCATCATCTGGGGTTCgtgagactgaaccccatgttgggctctgtgcttgatgtggaacctgcttaagacgccctctccctctgcctcctgcaaCACCTCAAAAGTACTGAGTAGGCCGGTAGATGAACGTGCCCAAATCAGGAACCTGGAACTGGTCTTCCAAATTTCTTGTAACTAATTTGTATCTTCTTCTCTTCTTGAcccatttaaatgaaaacttaagtgGAAGGGGCCATTAAAATAAATCACGaataaaagcacttaaaaaattttaactctttggggaggctgggtggctcagtcaattaagcatctgccttcggctcaaatcatgaccctggagtcctgggatcgagctccgaatcaggctccctactcagtgggaagtctgcttccccctctccctctactccttcccctgcttgtgttctcgctcaaataaataaaatcttaaaaaaaaaaaaaagtttttactcttaaaaaaaaaaaaaagaaaaagctgtttcCAATGAAAGACAATAATGCTTGAGAGCAGgcagtctttctctgtcaagGAAGTTCAGAAGGGGTCGAGAGGTGTTAGAGACTTGCTTTACACGAGAAGGTTCTCCATGCTATAATCATGACTGAGAGATCTCAGAAGAAGCTGAAAGAAGAACTGGGGTATTCCAAGCCCTAAGTCAATCATTGTTGGATTAGCTGGTTTCTGCATTAT
Coding sequences:
- the LYRM2 gene encoding LYR motif-containing protein 2 isoform X3, whose protein sequence is MATSRLPPATLTLKQFMRRQQVLLLYRRILQAIREVPNDSDRKYLKDWAREEFKRNKSATEEDTIRMMITQGNMQLKELEKTLALAKS
- the LYRM2 gene encoding LYR motif-containing protein 2 isoform X1 → MATSRLPPATLTLKQFMRRQQVLLLYRRILQAIREVPNDSDRKYLKDWAREEFKRNKSATEEVRTRSWSAEGNDEMKAALHGAVQQESLQENHTALTVAEEQDKLTDMNISWRGHDIDSVRVVDW